A section of the Microbacterium forte genome encodes:
- a CDS encoding lycopene cyclase domain-containing protein, giving the protein MTYLELSAWFVGAAVVAAIVLSIVSGRHRAHLGAVAVTVVVLFILTAVFDTVMIATGLFHYSADHLLGVHIGLAPLEDFAYPLAGAVLLPTLWAALRARRRARDDVRTADEDPS; this is encoded by the coding sequence GTGACCTACCTCGAGCTCTCCGCGTGGTTCGTCGGCGCCGCGGTGGTGGCGGCCATCGTTCTGTCGATCGTCTCGGGCCGGCATCGCGCCCACCTCGGCGCCGTGGCCGTGACCGTCGTCGTGCTCTTCATCCTCACCGCCGTGTTCGACACGGTGATGATCGCGACGGGCCTGTTCCACTACTCCGCCGATCATCTGCTCGGCGTGCACATCGGTCTCGCGCCTCTCGAGGACTTCGCCTATCCGCTCGCCGGGGCGGTGCTGCTGCCGACTCTGTGGGCGGCGCTGCGCGCCCGTCGACGCGCTCGTGACGACGTCAGAACCGCCGACGAGGATCCCTCATGA
- a CDS encoding metal-dependent transcriptional regulator, which produces MTDLIDTTEMYLRTILELEEENIVPLRARISERLGHSGPTVSQTVGRMERDGLVVVSEDRTLELTDAGRRKAVNVMRKHRLAERLLSDVIGLDWAYVHEEACRWEHVMSEQVERRLVELLGHPTESPYGNPIPGLDQLGDTPARTFDEGVIGLVQKLNAAGAPIDGTVRRLAEPAQVDPELLEQLRDAGVVPGAKGDYRFNEGYVLIQMEGQEDGLELPVELASHIFLVGEPA; this is translated from the coding sequence ATGACGGACTTGATCGACACCACGGAGATGTATCTCCGCACCATCCTCGAACTCGAGGAGGAGAACATCGTGCCGCTGCGTGCACGAATCTCCGAGCGTCTCGGACACTCGGGTCCGACGGTCTCTCAGACGGTGGGGCGCATGGAGCGCGACGGTCTCGTCGTCGTCTCCGAGGACCGCACCCTCGAACTGACCGACGCTGGCCGTCGCAAGGCCGTCAACGTCATGCGCAAGCACCGCCTGGCCGAGCGTCTGCTCTCGGACGTCATCGGTCTCGACTGGGCGTACGTGCATGAAGAGGCGTGCCGCTGGGAGCACGTCATGAGCGAGCAGGTCGAGCGTCGACTCGTCGAGCTGCTGGGTCACCCGACCGAATCGCCGTACGGCAACCCGATCCCCGGGCTCGACCAGCTGGGCGACACCCCGGCACGCACCTTCGACGAGGGTGTCATCGGACTGGTGCAGAAGCTCAACGCCGCGGGCGCTCCGATCGACGGAACCGTGCGTCGTCTCGCCGAGCCCGCGCAGGTCGATCCTGAGCTGCTCGAGCAGCTCCGCGACGCGGGCGTCGTCCCCGGCGCGAAGGGGGACTATCGCTTCAACGAGGGATACGTCCTCATCCAGATGGAGGGCCAGGAAGACGGTCTGGAGCTCCCCGTCGAGCTCGCCTCCCACATCTTCCTGGTCGGCGAACCTGCCTGA
- a CDS encoding HNH endonuclease — MRTLVLNAGYEPLAIVSFKRALVLVMNDKATVIERVEDDPVWGSHGVYDRPAVIVLSRYVRIPASRRVPVTRRGVLRRDNHRCGYCGKAASTIDHVMPRSRGGADSWENLVACCLRCNNTKSDRTPQEMRWELRFAPRPPHGTAWTVRGTERSDPRWEPYLALAA, encoded by the coding sequence ATGCGCACACTTGTACTGAACGCAGGATACGAACCGCTCGCGATCGTGTCGTTCAAGAGAGCCCTGGTCCTGGTCATGAATGACAAGGCCACCGTGATCGAACGCGTCGAAGACGACCCCGTCTGGGGCAGCCATGGCGTCTACGACCGCCCCGCCGTCATCGTCCTCTCGCGTTACGTGCGCATTCCCGCCAGCAGACGGGTGCCGGTGACGAGGCGGGGCGTCCTACGCCGCGACAATCACCGCTGCGGCTACTGCGGCAAGGCGGCGTCGACCATCGACCACGTCATGCCGCGCTCGCGGGGCGGAGCCGACTCATGGGAGAACCTCGTCGCCTGCTGCCTGCGCTGCAACAACACCAAGAGCGACCGCACTCCGCAGGAGATGCGCTGGGAGCTGCGCTTCGCGCCGCGTCCTCCTCACGGCACCGCGTGGACGGTGCGTGGCACCGAGCGGAGCGACCCGAGGTGGGAGCCGTACCTCGCCCTGGCGGCGTGA
- a CDS encoding polyprenyl synthetase family protein: protein MTVTVTQAAPREDLSPRVEEMLRQRFALHCENAEAYGTEFAALWRATADHALGGKLVRPRLLLDIHRALVPSADDSATVAAVDIATHIELLHYAFLLHDDVIDGDLTRRKRPNLIGELAASTPATSEEDSLHWARSSAILMGDLMLSAAIMGFARAEVSAHARRRLLDLVEQTILETVAGEHTDVALSHGIIASDVDTVLTMSVYKTATYSFSLPLRAAALLADSSDSAEATLQSVGRHLGLAYQLQDDLLCVFGDHRTHGKDAFSDLREGKETALIAFARSTGTWERIAPRFGSADLSLQDATAMRDLLRECGAERFVVGLIGDQLDAVYALLSEAELAGEISSDAARSILVSASRLEGRQA from the coding sequence ATGACCGTGACCGTGACGCAGGCCGCGCCGCGAGAGGACCTGAGCCCTCGAGTCGAAGAGATGCTCCGCCAGCGCTTCGCCCTGCACTGCGAGAACGCAGAGGCGTATGGAACCGAGTTCGCTGCGCTCTGGCGCGCGACCGCAGACCATGCGCTCGGCGGCAAGCTCGTTCGCCCGAGGCTGCTGCTCGACATCCATCGCGCACTCGTCCCGTCCGCCGACGACAGCGCGACGGTGGCCGCCGTCGACATCGCGACGCACATCGAGCTGCTGCACTACGCCTTCCTGCTGCACGACGACGTCATCGACGGAGATCTGACCCGCCGCAAGCGACCGAACCTGATCGGAGAGCTCGCGGCGAGCACGCCGGCCACCTCCGAGGAGGACTCGCTGCACTGGGCAAGATCCAGCGCGATCCTGATGGGCGATCTGATGCTCTCGGCCGCGATCATGGGTTTCGCCCGGGCAGAGGTCTCGGCGCACGCACGACGACGCCTGCTCGATCTCGTCGAGCAGACCATCCTCGAGACGGTGGCCGGCGAGCACACCGACGTGGCGCTGAGCCACGGGATCATCGCGTCGGACGTCGACACCGTCCTCACCATGAGCGTCTACAAGACGGCGACCTACTCGTTCTCACTGCCTCTGAGAGCAGCGGCGCTCCTCGCCGACTCCTCCGATTCGGCCGAAGCGACGCTGCAGTCCGTGGGCCGCCACCTGGGTCTCGCATATCAGCTGCAGGACGACCTGCTCTGTGTCTTCGGAGACCACCGCACACATGGCAAGGATGCGTTCTCCGATCTGCGGGAGGGCAAGGAGACGGCCCTCATCGCCTTCGCCCGATCGACGGGCACCTGGGAGCGCATCGCGCCCCGATTCGGTTCCGCAGATCTGAGCCTCCAGGATGCCACCGCGATGCGCGACCTGCTGCGCGAATGCGGAGCCGAGCGATTCGTCGTCGGCCTCATCGGCGATCAGCTCGACGCGGTCTACGCGCTGTTGTCAGAGGCGGAGCTCGCCGGCGAGATCAGCTCGGATGCCGCGCGGTCGATTCTGGTCTCCGCGTCTCGCCTCGAAGGACGACAGGCATGA
- a CDS encoding MMPL family transporter, producing MSRPENAPNPPTRVRTRRHSWARILIPVALILVWLVGAGLGGPLFGKVDEVSSNDQTSYLPESADATQVQKLLGEFNDSDAIPAIAVFVSEDELSESDLQTISDAVAEAPSVEGVSEDVSPALTSEDGKAVQAFIPIEGDAELADAIDALGAQLREAAPGGVTVYITGPAGFSADLVAGFAGIDGLLLGVALLAVLVILVLVYRSFLLPIVVLSTSLFALCVALLVVWWLAKFEVLLLSGQTQGILFILVIGAATDYALLFVARFREELRVVQDKGTAVLAAWKGSFEPIVASGGTVIAGLLCLLLSDLKSNSTLGPVAAIGIVFAMLAALTLLPALLLLFGRAVFWPRRPKFEPEVVAEEHGMRKTGLWARLAGMITKSPRAIWIVTTLVLLAGASGVLQLNAVGVPASDLVLGASEARDGQVALGEHFPGGSGSPVYVVVAEDRLQDAADVLLADDGIDGVSVTAADSPSGAATVTEDGLVAVGPPGAPVPEPTVVDGEVLLQGTLTDAADSDAAAATVRELRVELHELDALVGGVTATAIDTNDASIHDRNLIIPVVLVVIMLILMLLLRSILAPVLLIITTVLSFGTAMGVSALMFNGVFGFPGADPAVPLYGFVFLVALGIDYNIFLMTRVREESLEHGTREGVLRGLSITGGVITSAGLVLAATFAALSVIPILFLAQLAFIVAFGVLLDTFVVRSLLVPALAYDLGRVIWWPSKLWRSGRD from the coding sequence ATGTCCCGCCCCGAGAACGCGCCCAACCCGCCGACCCGAGTGCGCACGCGGCGACACTCCTGGGCGCGCATCCTCATCCCCGTCGCCCTGATCCTGGTGTGGCTGGTCGGGGCGGGGCTCGGCGGCCCGCTGTTCGGCAAGGTCGATGAGGTCTCGTCGAACGATCAGACGAGCTATCTGCCCGAGTCCGCTGATGCCACCCAGGTGCAGAAGCTCCTCGGCGAATTCAACGACAGCGACGCCATTCCTGCGATCGCCGTCTTCGTGTCCGAAGACGAGCTCTCGGAGTCGGATCTGCAGACCATCTCGGATGCCGTCGCCGAGGCCCCCTCGGTGGAGGGTGTGAGCGAGGATGTCTCCCCCGCTCTGACGTCCGAAGACGGCAAGGCGGTGCAGGCGTTCATCCCCATCGAGGGCGACGCGGAGCTCGCCGATGCGATCGACGCGCTCGGCGCTCAGCTGCGGGAAGCCGCTCCTGGCGGCGTCACCGTCTACATCACGGGTCCCGCGGGCTTCAGCGCAGACCTCGTCGCCGGGTTCGCCGGAATCGACGGACTGCTGCTGGGCGTCGCCCTTCTCGCGGTGCTCGTCATCCTGGTGCTGGTCTACCGCTCGTTCCTGCTGCCGATCGTCGTGCTCTCGACCAGCCTGTTCGCGCTCTGCGTGGCATTGCTCGTCGTCTGGTGGCTGGCCAAGTTCGAGGTGCTGCTGCTCAGCGGACAGACCCAGGGCATCCTGTTCATCCTGGTGATCGGAGCGGCGACCGACTACGCCCTGCTCTTCGTGGCGCGGTTCCGTGAAGAGCTCCGCGTCGTTCAGGACAAGGGAACAGCCGTGCTGGCTGCGTGGAAGGGCTCTTTCGAGCCGATCGTCGCCTCCGGCGGCACCGTGATCGCCGGCCTTCTGTGCCTGCTGCTCAGCGACCTCAAGTCCAACAGCACTCTCGGGCCGGTGGCCGCGATCGGCATCGTGTTCGCGATGCTCGCAGCGCTCACTCTGCTTCCTGCGCTGCTGCTGCTGTTCGGCCGCGCGGTGTTCTGGCCCCGGCGTCCGAAGTTCGAGCCCGAGGTCGTCGCCGAAGAGCACGGCATGCGCAAGACCGGGCTGTGGGCGCGCCTGGCCGGCATGATCACCAAGAGCCCCCGCGCGATCTGGATCGTCACGACTCTCGTGCTGCTCGCCGGCGCCTCCGGCGTGCTGCAGCTCAACGCCGTCGGCGTGCCGGCATCCGACCTCGTGCTCGGCGCCTCGGAGGCCCGCGACGGACAGGTGGCCCTCGGCGAGCACTTCCCCGGCGGCTCCGGCAGCCCGGTCTACGTGGTCGTCGCAGAGGACAGGCTGCAGGATGCCGCCGACGTGCTGCTCGCCGACGACGGCATCGACGGCGTCTCGGTGACGGCGGCCGATTCGCCGAGCGGTGCGGCGACGGTCACCGAAGACGGACTCGTCGCGGTCGGCCCTCCAGGTGCCCCCGTGCCCGAGCCGACGGTGGTGGATGGCGAGGTGCTGCTGCAGGGCACCTTGACCGACGCGGCGGACTCCGATGCTGCTGCTGCCACGGTGCGCGAGCTGCGCGTCGAGTTGCACGAGCTCGACGCACTCGTGGGCGGTGTGACGGCGACGGCGATCGACACGAACGACGCGTCGATCCATGACCGCAACCTGATCATCCCCGTGGTCCTCGTCGTCATCATGCTCATCCTCATGCTGCTGCTGCGCTCGATCCTCGCCCCGGTGCTGCTGATCATCACCACCGTGCTGTCGTTCGGCACAGCCATGGGCGTCTCGGCGCTGATGTTCAACGGCGTCTTCGGCTTCCCCGGCGCCGACCCTGCCGTGCCGCTGTACGGGTTCGTGTTCCTGGTCGCACTGGGGATCGACTACAACATCTTCCTGATGACCAGAGTGCGCGAGGAGTCTCTCGAGCACGGCACTCGCGAGGGAGTCCTCCGCGGGCTCTCGATCACGGGAGGCGTGATCACCTCCGCCGGTCTCGTGCTCGCTGCGACCTTCGCCGCACTCTCGGTGATCCCGATCCTGTTCCTGGCACAGCTCGCGTTCATCGTGGCGTTCGGCGTGCTGCTCGACACGTTCGTGGTGCGCTCGCTGCTCGTGCCTGCGCTCGCCTACGACCTGGGGCGAGTGATCTGGTGGCCGTCGAAGCTGTGGCGGAGCGGTCGCGACTGA
- a CDS encoding prenyltransferase — MTSSARGSVGRDIAQIVLSSRPISWINTAFPFAAAYLLSTREIDLTLIIGTLYFLVPYNLAMYGINDVFDYASDLANPRKGGIEGALLSPRIHRATLWAAVVTNIPFLVYLVVVGNPASWFWLAISVFAVIAYSAPGLRFKERAFLDSTTSSLHFVTPAIVGLALAGASATPTAVIVLIAFFLWGMAAHAFGAVQDIAPDREGGIGSIATVIGARATVRLSIALWALAGVAMLFTSWPGPLGAALALPYIVNAAPWWNVTDETSAGTNRAWRRFIFLNYFAGFLATMILILAWVS; from the coding sequence ATGACCTCGTCGGCCCGCGGATCCGTCGGTCGCGACATCGCGCAGATCGTTCTGTCATCCCGTCCGATCAGCTGGATCAACACGGCGTTCCCCTTCGCGGCCGCATACCTTCTCAGCACCCGCGAGATCGACCTCACGCTGATCATCGGCACGCTGTACTTCCTGGTGCCCTACAACCTGGCGATGTACGGCATCAACGACGTGTTCGACTACGCGTCCGACCTCGCCAACCCGCGCAAGGGCGGGATCGAAGGTGCACTGCTCTCCCCCCGCATCCACCGGGCCACACTGTGGGCGGCGGTCGTGACGAACATCCCGTTCCTCGTCTACCTCGTGGTGGTCGGAAACCCCGCGTCCTGGTTCTGGCTGGCGATCAGCGTGTTCGCCGTGATCGCCTACTCCGCGCCGGGGCTCCGGTTCAAGGAGCGGGCATTCCTCGATTCGACGACCTCGAGCCTGCACTTCGTGACCCCGGCGATCGTGGGTCTCGCCCTGGCCGGAGCATCCGCCACGCCGACGGCGGTCATCGTGCTCATCGCCTTCTTCCTGTGGGGCATGGCGGCACACGCCTTCGGCGCGGTGCAGGACATCGCACCCGACCGCGAAGGCGGGATCGGATCGATCGCGACCGTGATCGGAGCCCGTGCGACCGTGCGGCTGTCGATCGCGCTCTGGGCGCTGGCCGGCGTCGCGATGCTGTTCACCTCGTGGCCGGGTCCGCTGGGCGCTGCGCTCGCGCTGCCGTACATCGTGAACGCCGCGCCCTGGTGGAACGTCACCGACGAGACCTCCGCGGGCACCAACCGCGCCTGGCGGCGTTTCATCTTCCTCAACTACTTCGCCGGGTTCCTCGCGACGATGATCCTCATCCTGGCCTGGGTCTCCTGA
- the crtI gene encoding phytoene desaturase family protein → MSRVAVIGAGVAGLAVAGLLARDGHEVTVYEKNSRVGGRAGTIERDGFRFDSGPSWYLMPEVFDHFFEMMGTSTQDQLDLTLLDPGYRVFQAPESDGHPSPSVTVPFGRAAVSRLFESREPGSAQALDAYLDSAHDARVMAERYFLYNPFTRLRTLMTPEVLRALPRLFTLLGTRLQSFAARRFRDPVIRQLLGYPAVFLGTDPRTAPAMYHLMSALDLDEGVSYPQGGFWRVVERIAELAEAAGARIVLDADVTAISTGIRSGAPTVTGVEWRDSDGVAHTADADIVVSGADLHHTETALLPPHLRTYPDSWWQRRTSGPGAVLVMLGVRGSLPELPHHSLFFTEDWDANFDAIFGDAPEIPSPASTYVCRPSATDSTVAPEGHENLFVLVPIPADTALGAGGSDGGGSAAIERAADAAIDQISRWAGIDDLRERIVVRETKGPADFLEDYNSWRGGMLGPAHILSQSAMFRAQNESRQVTGLYYAGATTAPGVGVPMCLISAEIVLKRIRGDHSSGPLDVSATAESASGTA, encoded by the coding sequence ATGAGCCGGGTCGCGGTGATCGGCGCGGGAGTCGCCGGTCTCGCTGTCGCAGGACTGCTCGCCCGCGACGGTCACGAGGTGACCGTCTATGAGAAGAACAGCCGCGTCGGTGGTCGCGCGGGCACCATAGAGCGCGACGGCTTCCGGTTCGACTCCGGGCCGTCGTGGTACCTCATGCCCGAGGTGTTCGACCACTTCTTCGAGATGATGGGCACCTCGACGCAGGATCAGCTCGACCTGACGCTCCTCGATCCCGGGTACCGCGTCTTCCAGGCACCGGAATCGGACGGGCACCCATCGCCCTCCGTCACCGTGCCCTTCGGGCGCGCGGCGGTATCTCGTCTGTTCGAGTCCCGCGAGCCCGGCTCGGCGCAGGCGCTCGACGCGTACCTCGACTCGGCGCACGACGCGCGCGTCATGGCCGAACGCTACTTCCTCTACAACCCGTTCACGCGACTGCGCACGCTGATGACGCCGGAGGTGCTGCGAGCCCTTCCTCGTCTCTTCACGCTGCTCGGCACGCGCCTGCAGTCGTTCGCCGCTCGGCGCTTCCGAGACCCGGTGATCCGTCAACTGCTCGGATACCCCGCGGTGTTCCTCGGCACCGATCCCCGCACCGCCCCGGCGATGTACCACCTCATGAGCGCTCTCGATCTCGACGAGGGCGTCAGCTATCCGCAGGGCGGGTTCTGGCGCGTCGTCGAGCGCATCGCGGAGCTGGCCGAGGCGGCGGGCGCCAGGATCGTGCTGGATGCCGACGTCACGGCGATCAGCACAGGCATCCGGTCGGGCGCACCCACTGTGACGGGTGTCGAGTGGCGCGACTCCGACGGAGTCGCGCACACGGCAGACGCCGACATCGTCGTGTCCGGCGCCGATCTGCATCACACCGAGACGGCGCTGCTCCCACCGCACCTTCGCACGTACCCCGATTCGTGGTGGCAGCGGCGCACCAGCGGACCAGGTGCCGTGCTCGTGATGCTCGGCGTGCGAGGCTCTCTGCCCGAGCTGCCGCACCACTCGCTGTTCTTCACCGAAGACTGGGATGCCAACTTCGACGCCATCTTCGGCGATGCGCCCGAGATCCCCTCCCCCGCCTCGACGTACGTCTGCCGTCCGAGCGCCACTGACAGCACCGTCGCCCCCGAAGGGCACGAGAACCTCTTCGTGCTGGTGCCGATCCCTGCCGACACCGCTTTGGGCGCGGGCGGCTCCGACGGCGGCGGATCTGCGGCGATAGAGCGGGCAGCGGATGCCGCGATCGACCAGATCTCGCGCTGGGCAGGCATCGACGACCTGCGCGAGCGCATCGTGGTGCGTGAGACGAAAGGTCCCGCAGACTTCCTCGAGGACTACAACTCGTGGCGCGGCGGGATGCTGGGACCGGCGCACATCCTCTCCCAGAGCGCGATGTTCCGCGCTCAGAACGAGTCGCGCCAGGTGACGGGGCTGTACTACGCGGGCGCCACGACCGCACCGGGGGTCGGCGTGCCGATGTGCCTGATCAGCGCCGAGATCGTTCTCAAGCGGATCCGCGGCGACCACTCCAGCGGACCTCTCGACGTCTCGGCCACCGCTGAGTCTGCGAGCGGAACCGCGTGA
- the serC gene encoding phosphoserine transaminase yields MAIEIPRDLLPADGRFGCGPSKVRTAQLDALLAAAPTLLGTSHRQAPVKNLVGSVREQLAALFRLPEGYEIIVGNGGSTAFWDAAAFGLIERRSQNLVFGEFGGKFAAAAAAPWLEAPDVRKSEPGSRTAAEVVEGIDVYAWPHNETSTGVAAPIERVIADGALTVIDATSAAGGIDFAAAQADVYYFAPQKNLGSDGGLWFAAVSPAAVDRIERIAASDRYIPEFLSLKNALDNSRLNQTLNTPALTTLHLLDSQLGWILSNGGLSWAGARTAESSAVLYDWASASSVATPFVTDAAHRSPVVVTIDFADTVDAAAVAKTLRANGIVDTEPYRKLGRNQLRVATFVSIEPDDVRQLTRSLDYVLEQQGA; encoded by the coding sequence ATGGCGATCGAGATTCCCCGTGACCTCCTGCCCGCTGACGGCCGCTTCGGCTGCGGTCCCTCGAAGGTGCGCACTGCGCAGCTCGACGCGCTGCTCGCCGCGGCGCCCACCCTGCTGGGCACCTCGCACCGCCAGGCGCCGGTCAAGAACCTGGTCGGCAGCGTCCGTGAGCAGCTGGCGGCTCTGTTCCGGCTCCCCGAGGGATACGAGATCATCGTCGGCAACGGCGGTTCGACGGCGTTCTGGGATGCTGCGGCCTTCGGCCTGATCGAACGACGCAGCCAGAACCTCGTGTTCGGCGAGTTCGGCGGCAAGTTCGCCGCGGCCGCCGCCGCTCCGTGGCTCGAGGCGCCCGATGTCCGCAAGTCCGAGCCGGGTTCGCGCACGGCCGCAGAGGTCGTCGAGGGCATCGACGTCTACGCCTGGCCGCACAACGAGACGTCCACCGGTGTCGCGGCCCCCATCGAGCGCGTGATCGCCGACGGCGCTCTGACCGTCATCGACGCGACCAGCGCTGCCGGCGGCATCGACTTCGCCGCCGCCCAGGCGGATGTCTACTACTTCGCGCCGCAGAAGAACCTCGGCTCCGACGGGGGCCTCTGGTTCGCCGCGGTGTCGCCTGCCGCGGTCGACCGGATCGAGCGCATCGCCGCCTCCGACCGGTACATCCCGGAGTTCCTCAGCCTGAAGAACGCCCTCGACAACTCGCGACTCAACCAGACGCTGAACACGCCGGCGCTGACGACCCTGCACCTGCTCGACAGCCAGCTCGGCTGGATCCTCTCGAACGGCGGCCTGTCGTGGGCCGGCGCCCGCACGGCGGAGTCCTCGGCGGTCCTCTACGACTGGGCCTCGGCATCATCCGTGGCGACCCCGTTCGTCACGGATGCGGCACACCGCTCACCCGTCGTCGTGACCATCGACTTCGCCGACACCGTCGACGCCGCAGCCGTAGCCAAGACCCTGAGGGCCAACGGCATCGTCGACACCGAGCCCTACCGCAAGCTCGGCCGCAACCAGCTGCGGGTCGCGACCTTCGTGTCGATCGAACCCGACGACGTCCGACAGCTCACTCGCTCTCTCGACTACGTGCTCGAGCAGCAGGGCGCCTGA
- a CDS encoding phytoene/squalene synthase family protein, which translates to MSPTPHDASGASLGRFNRAADTASTEVIRTYSTSFGLATRLLGERHRQHVRNIYAMVRIADEIVDGVAAQAGLDESAQTGALASYVAETHRAMDVGYSTDLVLHAFARTARECGIGEDLTQPFFDSMAADIAGDTGFTAYDAAAHERYVYGSAEVVGLMCLRVFLREDTRTTGELETLTHGARQLGAAFQNVNFLRDLADDTERLQRGYLGDGGRLTDADRDDWVRTITAQLDDAARSIPLLPKDARAAVRSAHALFAALTRRVAKTPASSLYERRVRVPDPIKALLATRSVLVTALERNR; encoded by the coding sequence ATGAGCCCGACCCCTCACGACGCGTCGGGTGCGAGTCTGGGACGGTTCAACCGCGCCGCCGACACAGCATCCACCGAGGTCATCCGCACATACTCGACGTCGTTCGGGCTGGCGACCCGACTGCTCGGGGAGAGACATCGCCAGCATGTGCGCAACATCTACGCCATGGTTCGCATCGCCGACGAGATCGTCGACGGCGTCGCCGCGCAGGCAGGACTCGACGAGTCCGCGCAGACCGGCGCGCTCGCGTCTTATGTGGCCGAGACCCACCGGGCGATGGATGTCGGATACAGCACGGACCTCGTGTTGCACGCCTTCGCGCGCACGGCGAGGGAGTGCGGGATCGGCGAGGATCTCACGCAGCCGTTCTTCGACTCGATGGCCGCAGACATCGCGGGCGACACCGGCTTCACCGCCTACGACGCGGCGGCGCACGAGCGCTATGTCTACGGCTCGGCCGAGGTGGTCGGACTGATGTGCCTGCGGGTGTTCCTGCGAGAAGACACGCGCACCACCGGCGAACTCGAGACCCTGACCCACGGAGCACGACAGCTCGGCGCCGCGTTCCAGAACGTCAACTTCCTCCGTGACCTCGCCGACGACACCGAGCGCCTCCAGCGCGGCTATCTCGGCGACGGCGGCCGCCTCACCGATGCCGACCGCGACGACTGGGTTCGCACCATCACGGCGCAGCTCGACGATGCGGCACGCTCGATCCCCTTGCTGCCCAAAGACGCTCGCGCCGCCGTGCGCAGCGCCCACGCGCTGTTCGCCGCCCTGACGAGACGCGTCGCGAAGACTCCGGCCTCGAGCCTCTACGAGCGCCGGGTGCGCGTGCCGGATCCGATCAAGGCGCTGCTGGCCACGCGGTCAGTGCTCGTGACGGCGCTGGAGCGGAACCGATGA
- a CDS encoding M23 family metallopeptidase encodes MKTTEDRAVARSSRSRVDARKVVKPLRSIAIFGAVGALVAAVALPAYAATKPAEAATTVQQMAAVDAQSLVVASDATAAPLSRGTFTATTPGEIEKKKAEEAAAARAAAAAKAVTASSSSSFDIGNYALVSPGSGEVRYPLPQGSYNVSRTVGGAHQGADMLAPAGTPIYAAAAGVVRASAESIGGYGVAVMLDSVVGGQRVQTTYGHMIYGSRQVQAGQTVAAGQLIGFVGSTGRSTANHLHFEVWVNGGLMEPIAWLGANAG; translated from the coding sequence ATGAAGACAACTGAAGATCGAGCAGTCGCTCGCAGCTCCCGCAGCCGCGTCGACGCCCGCAAGGTCGTCAAGCCCTTGCGTTCGATCGCCATCTTCGGGGCCGTCGGTGCTCTCGTCGCTGCTGTCGCTCTTCCCGCTTACGCTGCCACGAAGCCCGCGGAGGCGGCGACGACGGTGCAGCAGATGGCTGCCGTCGACGCCCAGTCTCTGGTCGTCGCCTCCGACGCCACGGCCGCACCACTCAGTCGCGGCACCTTCACCGCCACGACTCCGGGTGAGATCGAGAAGAAGAAGGCGGAGGAAGCCGCCGCGGCCCGTGCTGCGGCCGCCGCCAAGGCCGTCACCGCATCGTCCTCGTCGAGCTTCGACATCGGCAACTACGCGCTGGTCTCGCCGGGTTCCGGCGAGGTCCGCTATCCGCTTCCGCAGGGTTCGTACAACGTCAGCCGCACAGTCGGCGGTGCGCACCAGGGTGCCGACATGCTGGCTCCGGCCGGAACGCCGATCTACGCCGCCGCTGCCGGCGTCGTGCGCGCCTCGGCGGAGAGCATCGGCGGATACGGCGTCGCCGTCATGCTCGACAGCGTCGTGGGCGGCCAGCGCGTGCAGACCACGTACGGCCACATGATCTACGGCTCGCGTCAGGTCCAGGCCGGTCAGACCGTCGCCGCCGGTCAGCTGATCGGCTTCGTCGGCAGCACCGGGCGTTCGACGGCCAACCACCTGCACTTCGAGGTCTGGGTCAACGGTGGGCTCATGGAGCCCATCGCCTGGCTCGGCGCCAACGCGGGCTGA
- a CDS encoding lycopene cyclase domain-containing protein: MGFVYPVVLLATLGCMLLLDRRFRLFFWRDAVSASVVTAVGLAFFLVWDVAGIAGGIFFRGESAIATGIVLAPELPIEEPVFLLFLVVCTMIVYTGAVRILTRLTRRPSEVAQ; encoded by the coding sequence ATGGGCTTCGTATATCCGGTGGTGCTGCTCGCCACCCTCGGATGCATGCTGCTGCTCGATCGGAGATTCCGGCTCTTCTTCTGGCGCGACGCCGTCTCCGCGTCCGTCGTCACGGCCGTCGGGCTCGCGTTCTTCCTCGTCTGGGACGTCGCGGGCATCGCCGGAGGGATCTTCTTCCGTGGCGAGTCGGCCATCGCGACGGGGATCGTCCTCGCCCCCGAGCTCCCGATCGAGGAGCCGGTCTTCCTTCTCTTCCTGGTCGTGTGCACGATGATCGTCTACACCGGCGCCGTGCGCATCCTGACGAGACTGACCCGACGCCCGAGCGAGGTCGCACAGTGA